The Listeria monocytogenes genome window below encodes:
- the truA gene encoding tRNA pseudouridine(38-40) synthase TruA has protein sequence MTRYKAIISYDGSGFYGYQVQPNTRTVQAEIEKALTKMHKGKPVRITASGRTDTGVHAKGQVIHFDSELDITAEKFQKALQVMTPFDISFLTVEEVPNDFHARFGTVGKEYRYVVKRTKIFDPFSRNFALHYPYELDISKMKLASKRLIGEHDFTSFCSARTERDSKVRTLYSIDFYEEDDETLVIAFQGNGFLYNMVRILTGTLLDAGQGRISPDDISKALLARDRQKLISKTVPPQGLYLWRVDYE, from the coding sequence ATGACAAGATATAAAGCAATAATTTCTTATGATGGTAGCGGGTTTTATGGCTATCAGGTGCAGCCGAATACACGGACGGTTCAAGCGGAAATTGAAAAAGCATTGACGAAAATGCATAAAGGTAAGCCTGTGCGGATTACAGCATCAGGAAGAACCGATACTGGTGTTCATGCGAAAGGTCAGGTGATTCATTTCGATTCGGAACTGGATATCACTGCCGAAAAATTTCAAAAAGCTTTGCAAGTCATGACTCCGTTTGATATTAGCTTTTTAACAGTGGAAGAAGTACCTAATGATTTCCACGCTAGATTTGGCACGGTTGGAAAAGAATATCGTTATGTGGTAAAAAGGACGAAAATTTTTGATCCTTTTAGTCGGAATTTTGCGCTACATTATCCATATGAACTGGATATTTCAAAAATGAAATTGGCGAGTAAACGTCTGATTGGCGAGCATGATTTTACAAGTTTCTGTTCGGCGAGAACGGAGCGCGATTCTAAAGTCCGGACGCTTTATAGTATTGATTTTTATGAAGAGGACGACGAGACGTTAGTGATTGCTTTTCAAGGAAATGGATTTTTGTATAATATGGTGCGAATTTTGACAGGAACTCTGCTCGATGCAGGACAAGGTCGAATCTCTCCGGATGATATTTCGAAGGCTTTGTTAGCACGTGATAGGCAAAAATTAATTAGTAAAACAGTGCCGCCACAAGGGTTATATTTATGGCGAGTGGACTACGAATAA
- a CDS encoding energy-coupling factor ABC transporter ATP-binding protein, producing the protein MAESFVRLEHVFYKYEDTEKYAVKDVSISAQKGEWVALVGHNGSGKSTIAKLLNGLLFPEDGLIKIGHFVLSEKNIWEIRRQVGMVFQNPDNQFVGATVQDDVAFGLENHGVPHDTMVERVESALNEVGMQSYALHEPARLSGGQKQRVAIAGVLALQPDVIILDEATSMLDPRGRAEVMETIRIMREQEDITVISITHDLDEVLFADRVIVMNNGEVHSEGTPQEIFQQADAMRKIGLGVPFIIELQEKLVAGGFETGSTVLSEGALLDQLWKLNSNN; encoded by the coding sequence GTGGCAGAAAGTTTTGTGAGATTAGAACACGTTTTTTATAAATATGAGGATACGGAAAAATATGCAGTGAAAGATGTATCTATTTCTGCTCAAAAAGGGGAATGGGTTGCACTTGTTGGTCATAATGGATCAGGTAAATCTACCATTGCGAAATTACTCAACGGATTGCTTTTTCCAGAAGATGGTTTAATCAAAATCGGACACTTTGTTTTGTCTGAAAAAAATATATGGGAAATTAGACGACAAGTAGGAATGGTTTTTCAAAATCCAGATAACCAATTTGTCGGAGCTACAGTGCAAGATGATGTTGCGTTTGGACTGGAGAATCACGGGGTTCCTCATGATACAATGGTGGAACGCGTGGAATCAGCTTTAAATGAGGTTGGTATGCAAAGTTATGCGCTACATGAACCAGCTAGACTTTCCGGCGGACAAAAACAACGGGTAGCGATTGCGGGGGTTTTGGCACTTCAACCAGATGTCATTATTTTGGACGAAGCAACTTCTATGCTTGATCCAAGGGGACGTGCCGAAGTAATGGAAACTATTCGGATTATGCGTGAACAAGAAGACATTACCGTTATTTCTATTACACATGATTTAGATGAAGTTCTTTTTGCAGACCGAGTAATTGTCATGAATAACGGAGAAGTCCACAGTGAGGGCACGCCGCAAGAAATTTTCCAGCAAGCAGATGCGATGCGGAAAATCGGCTTAGGTGTTCCATTTATTATTGAATTACAAGAAAAATTAGTTGCAGGCGGCTTCGAAACTGGAAGCACCGTGCTATCGGAAGGAGCATTACTAGATCAATTATGGAAATTAAACTCGAACAACTAG
- a CDS encoding energy-coupling factor transporter transmembrane component T family protein, with protein MMDKMILGRYIPGNSWLHRIDPRAKITAVMAFIAIVFLANNWLTYALMFAYVLYLVLTSKVPFLFFIKGLQPIFWLILITLLLQVFFTKGGTVLVDLGLLQITTLGLTNGAMMFCRFVLIIFMTTLLTLTTSPIELTDGLEKILAPFRLVHLPVHELALMLSISLRFIPTLMDETEKILKAQKARGVEFTSGKWSDRIKAIIPLLVPLFISAFKRAEDLAIAMEARGYRGGKGRTRFRLLRWQLADTFLLISLAVLSGLLFWLRS; from the coding sequence ATGATGGATAAAATGATTCTCGGACGCTACATTCCGGGAAATTCTTGGTTACATCGAATTGATCCACGTGCGAAAATCACTGCAGTTATGGCGTTTATTGCGATTGTCTTTTTAGCGAACAATTGGCTGACTTATGCGCTTATGTTTGCGTATGTATTGTATTTAGTTCTCACTTCGAAAGTGCCATTTTTATTTTTTATTAAAGGGTTACAACCGATTTTCTGGCTTATTTTAATCACGCTATTACTGCAAGTCTTTTTTACAAAAGGCGGGACAGTTTTAGTCGATTTAGGACTTTTACAAATAACAACACTTGGACTGACAAATGGAGCGATGATGTTTTGTCGCTTTGTTCTCATTATTTTTATGACGACACTTTTAACATTAACGACAAGCCCGATTGAACTAACAGACGGACTGGAGAAAATTTTAGCGCCATTTCGTTTAGTACATTTACCAGTACATGAACTTGCTTTAATGCTTAGTATTTCTTTGCGATTTATTCCGACATTGATGGATGAAACGGAGAAAATTTTAAAAGCGCAAAAAGCTCGTGGGGTTGAATTTACGAGTGGGAAATGGAGTGACCGAATTAAAGCGATTATTCCGCTGCTCGTGCCACTTTTTATTAGTGCGTTTAAGCGTGCAGAAGACTTAGCAATTGCAATGGAAGCTCGCGGTTATCGTGGTGGTAAAGGGAGAACGAGATTCCGTTTACTACGCTGGCAATTGGCGGATACTTTCTTGTTAATTTCTTTAGCGGTATTAAGTGGATTATTATTTTGGTTGCGGAGTTGA
- the rplM gene encoding 50S ribosomal protein L13, with translation MRTTYMAKPGEVERKWYVIDATGVSLGRLSSEVASILRGKNKPQFTPHIDTGDFVIIINAGKIGLTGKKATDKIYYRHSQYPGGLKSRTAGEMRTNNPEKLLELSIKGMLPKNSLGRQLFKKLHVYGGSEHEHAAQQPEVYELRG, from the coding sequence ATGCGTACAACTTATATGGCGAAACCCGGCGAAGTAGAACGTAAATGGTACGTTATCGACGCTACTGGTGTTTCTTTAGGACGTTTATCCAGTGAAGTTGCTTCAATTCTTCGCGGAAAAAACAAACCACAATTTACTCCACATATCGACACTGGAGACTTTGTAATCATCATCAACGCTGGTAAGATTGGTCTTACTGGTAAAAAAGCTACTGACAAAATTTACTACCGTCACTCTCAATATCCAGGCGGTTTGAAATCTCGTACTGCAGGCGAAATGCGTACAAACAATCCTGAGAAATTATTAGAACTATCTATCAAAGGTATGCTTCCAAAAAATTCTCTTGGACGTCAATTATTCAAAAAATTACACGTATATGGTGGATCTGAGCACGAACATGCAGCTCAACAACCAGAAGTATACGAATTACGCGGTTAA
- the rpsI gene encoding 30S ribosomal protein S9, translating to MAQVQYYGTGRRKSSVARVRLVPGDGKIVINNRDWEDYIPFAALREVIKQPLVATETLGNYDVLVNVHGGGYTGQAGAIRHGVARALLQVAPEYRPALKSAGLLTRDPRMKERKKYGLKGARRAPQFSKR from the coding sequence GTGGCTCAAGTACAATATTACGGAACTGGTCGTCGTAAAAGCTCTGTAGCTCGCGTACGTTTAGTACCAGGCGACGGCAAAATCGTTATTAACAATAGAGACTGGGAAGATTATATCCCATTTGCAGCTCTTCGTGAAGTTATCAAACAACCTTTAGTAGCTACAGAAACTTTAGGTAACTATGATGTACTAGTAAACGTTCACGGTGGTGGTTACACTGGTCAAGCCGGTGCTATCCGTCATGGTGTAGCTCGTGCACTATTACAAGTGGCTCCTGAGTATCGCCCAGCACTTAAATCTGCTGGCCTACTTACTCGTGACCCACGTATGAAAGAACGTAAAAAATACGGACTTAAAGGCGCGCGTCGTGCACCTCAGTTCTCAAAACGTTAA
- a CDS encoding energy-coupling factor ABC transporter ATP-binding protein, giving the protein MEIKLEQLGYCYQKNSPFEKRALLDVNVSFDSGSYSAIIGHTGSGKSTLLQHLNALLMPTEGKITVGDREIIAGVKQKKLRDLRKKVGIVFQFPEAQLFEETVEKDICFGPMNFGVSEEDAKLRAKKVIYEVGLTEEILSRSPFELSGGQMRRVAIAGVLAMEPEVLVLDEPTAGLDPHGREEIMEMFYNLHKEKGLTTVLVTHSMEDAARYAEKIVLMKAGTVLQIGTPREIFAKPDELVDLGLSVPDVVRFQGLFERKFDVKLTKTCLTIDELTTEMAPYLAKGGA; this is encoded by the coding sequence ATGGAAATTAAACTCGAACAACTAGGTTATTGTTATCAAAAAAATAGCCCTTTTGAAAAGCGAGCATTACTTGATGTGAATGTTTCTTTTGATTCTGGTAGCTATTCTGCAATTATTGGTCATACTGGCTCAGGTAAATCAACTTTGTTACAACATTTGAATGCCCTTTTAATGCCGACAGAAGGTAAAATTACGGTTGGTGACCGAGAAATCATTGCAGGCGTGAAGCAAAAGAAACTACGTGATTTACGTAAAAAAGTTGGGATTGTGTTCCAATTTCCAGAAGCACAACTTTTTGAAGAAACGGTCGAGAAGGATATTTGCTTTGGACCGATGAACTTTGGGGTTTCTGAGGAAGATGCGAAACTTCGTGCTAAAAAAGTAATTTATGAAGTGGGACTGACCGAGGAAATTTTATCGCGTTCACCGTTCGAACTTTCTGGTGGACAAATGCGTCGGGTAGCGATTGCTGGTGTTTTAGCGATGGAGCCAGAAGTGCTTGTGCTGGATGAGCCAACAGCGGGATTAGACCCTCATGGCCGCGAAGAAATCATGGAAATGTTCTACAATCTTCATAAAGAAAAAGGACTCACAACGGTCCTTGTAACACATAGCATGGAAGATGCTGCTCGTTATGCGGAAAAAATTGTCTTGATGAAAGCTGGGACAGTTTTACAAATCGGCACGCCACGTGAAATTTTCGCGAAGCCAGATGAACTGGTTGATCTTGGGTTATCTGTACCAGATGTGGTGAGGTTCCAAGGGCTTTTTGAGCGCAAATTTGATGTAAAATTAACAAAAACTTGTTTAACTATTGATGAATTAACAACCGAAATGGCGCCTTATTTAGCGAAGGGCGGGGCATAA
- the cas9 gene encoding type II CRISPR RNA-guided endonuclease Cas9 (Cas9, originally named Csn1, is the large, multifunctional signature protein of type II CRISPR/Cas systems. It is well known even to general audiences because its RNA-guided endonuclease activity has made it a popular tool for custom editing of eukaryotic genomes.) yields the protein MKNPYTIGLDIGTNSVGWAVLTDQYDLVKRKMKVAGNSDKKQIKKNFWGVRLFDEGETAADRRMNRTARRRIERRRNRISYLQEIFALEMANIDANFFCRLNDSFYVDSEKRNSRHPFFATIEEEVAYHKNYRTIYHLREELVNSSEKADLRLVYLALAHIIKYRGNFLIEGALDTKNTSVDGVYKQFIQTYNQVFISNIEEGTLAKMEENTTVANILAGKFTRKEKLERILQLYPGEKSTGMFAQFISLIVGSKGNFQKVFDLVEKTDIECAKDSYEEDLEALLAIIGDEYAELFVAAKNTYNAVVLSSIITVTDTETNAKLSASMIERFDAHEKDLSELKAFIKLHLPKQYEEIFSNVAIDGYAGYIDGKTKQVDFYKYLKTLLENIEGADYFIAKIEEENFLRKQRTFDNGAIPHQLHLEELEAILHQQAKYYPFLKEAYDKIKSLVTFRIPYFVGPLANGQSDFAWLTRKADGEIRPWNIEEKVDFGKSAVDFIEKMTNKDTYLPKENVLPKHSLYYQKYMVYNELTKVRYIDDQGKTNYFSGQEKQQIFNDYFKQKRKVSKKDLEQFLRNMSHIESPTIEGLEDSFNSSYATYHDLLKVGIKQEVLENPLNMEMLEDIVKILTVFEDKRMIKEQLQQFSGVLDGAVLKKLERRHYTGWGRLSAKLLVGIRDKQSHLTILDYLMNDDGLNRNLMQLINDSNLSFKSIIEKEQVSTTDKDLQSIVADLAGSPAIKKGILQSLKIVDELVSIMGYPPQTIVVEMARENQTTVKGKNNSRPRYKSLEKAIKEFGSQILKEHPTDNQELRNNRLYLYYLQNGKDMYTGQELDIHNLSNYDIDHIVPQSFITDNSIDNLVLTSSAGNREKGDDVPPLEIVRKRKVFWEKLFQGNLMSKRKFDYLTKAERGGLTEADKATFIHRQLVETRQITKNVANILHQRFNNETDNHGNNMEQVRIVMLKSALVSQFRKQFQLYKVREVNDYHHAHDAYLNGVVANTLLKVYPQLEPEFVYGEYHQFDWFKANKATAKKQFYTNIMLFFAQKERIIDENGEILWDKKYLETIKKVLDYRQMNIVKKTEIQKGEFSKATIKPKGNSSKLIPRKENWDPMKYGGLDSPNMAYAVIIEHAKGKKKIVFEKKIIRITIMERKAFEKDEKSFLEKQGYRQPKVLTKLPKYTLYECENGRRRMLASANEAQKGNQQVLKGQLITLLHHAKNCEASDGKSLDYIESNREMFGELLAHVSEFAKRYTLADANLSKINQLFEQNKDNDIKVIAQSFVNLMAFNAMGAPASFKFFEATIERKRYTNLKELLRATIIYQSITGLYEARKRLDG from the coding sequence ATGAAAAATCCGTACACGATTGGCTTAGACATTGGGACTAATTCAGTGGGATGGGCAGTTTTGACAGACCAATATGATTTAGTGAAGAGGAAAATGAAAGTTGCTGGAAACTCGGATAAAAAGCAGATAAAGAAAAATTTCTGGGGCGTTAGGCTGTTTGATGAAGGCGAAACGGCAGCAGACCGTAGAATGAACAGAACAGCAAGAAGAAGAATAGAGAGAAGAAGAAATCGTATTTCTTATTTACAAGAGATATTTGCATTAGAGATGGCTAATATCGATGCTAATTTCTTTTGCCGATTAAATGATAGTTTCTATGTTGACAGCGAAAAAAGAAATAGTCGTCATCCTTTTTTTGCAACGATAGAGGAAGAAGTTGCGTACCACAAAAACTACCGGACAATATATCACTTGCGAGAAGAGCTGGTTAATTCTTCTGAAAAAGCAGATTTAAGATTAGTTTATTTGGCTTTAGCGCATATTATAAAATATAGAGGAAACTTTTTAATTGAGGGAGCATTAGATACTAAAAACACCTCAGTGGATGGAGTATATAAACAATTTATACAGACTTATAATCAAGTGTTTATCAGCAATATTGAAGAAGGCACTCTAGCTAAAATGGAAGAAAATACAACAGTAGCTAATATTCTAGCTGGAAAATTTACGAGAAAAGAAAAATTGGAAAGAATTTTACAATTATATCCGGGTGAAAAATCTACAGGAATGTTTGCGCAATTCATAAGTTTGATTGTAGGTAGCAAAGGAAATTTTCAGAAGGTTTTTGATCTTGTTGAGAAAACGGATATTGAGTGTGCGAAAGATAGTTATGAAGAAGACTTAGAGGCATTGCTGGCGATAATTGGGGATGAATATGCTGAACTATTTGTTGCGGCAAAAAATACATATAATGCTGTGGTGTTATCAAGTATTATTACGGTGACGGACACGGAGACGAATGCGAAGTTATCTGCAAGCATGATTGAACGTTTTGATGCACACGAAAAAGATTTAAGTGAACTGAAAGCATTTATTAAGCTTCACTTACCTAAACAATATGAAGAAATATTTAGTAATGTCGCGATAGATGGTTACGCCGGATATATAGACGGCAAAACCAAACAAGTAGATTTTTATAAGTACCTGAAAACACTATTGGAGAACATCGAAGGTGCAGATTATTTTATTGCTAAAATAGAAGAAGAAAACTTTTTGCGAAAACAACGGACATTTGACAATGGTGCTATTCCGCATCAATTACATTTGGAAGAATTAGAAGCTATTTTACACCAACAAGCGAAATATTATCCTTTTTTAAAAGAAGCGTATGATAAAATCAAAAGCTTAGTAACTTTTAGAATTCCATATTTTGTTGGTCCGCTAGCTAATGGCCAGAGCGATTTTGCTTGGCTAACAAGAAAAGCTGATGGTGAAATTAGACCATGGAATATAGAAGAAAAAGTAGATTTTGGTAAGTCAGCGGTAGATTTTATTGAAAAAATGACCAATAAAGATACATATTTGCCTAAAGAAAATGTGTTACCTAAACATAGTCTCTATTATCAAAAATACATGGTTTATAATGAACTGACCAAAGTTAGATATATTGATGACCAAGGGAAAACAAACTATTTTTCTGGGCAGGAAAAACAACAAATTTTTAATGACTATTTTAAGCAAAAACGTAAAGTGAGCAAGAAAGATTTGGAGCAGTTCTTACGGAATATGAGCCACATTGAAAGTCCAACTATTGAAGGTTTGGAAGACTCATTTAATTCTAGTTATGCTACCTACCATGATTTACTGAAGGTAGGAATAAAACAAGAAGTCCTTGAAAATCCATTAAATATGGAAATGCTAGAAGATATAGTCAAAATTCTAACTGTGTTTGAAGATAAGCGTATGATCAAAGAACAGTTACAGCAATTTTCTGGTGTTCTAGATGGGGCAGTTCTGAAAAAATTAGAGCGAAGACATTATACAGGATGGGGAAGGTTATCAGCTAAGTTACTTGTTGGGATTCGTGATAAACAATCTCACCTAACTATTTTAGATTATTTGATGAATGATGATGGACTTAACCGCAATCTGATGCAATTAATAAATGACAGTAATTTATCATTCAAATCAATTATTGAGAAAGAACAAGTATCTACGACGGATAAAGACCTTCAAAGTATTGTAGCAGATCTTGCTGGTAGCCCGGCTATTAAAAAAGGCATTTTACAAAGTCTGAAGATTGTCGATGAACTTGTTAGTATAATGGGTTACCCACCTCAAACGATTGTTGTGGAAATGGCAAGAGAAAACCAAACCACTGTTAAAGGAAAAAATAATTCTAGACCGCGTTATAAATCATTAGAAAAAGCGATTAAAGAATTTGGTAGTCAAATTCTAAAAGAACATCCGACTGATAATCAAGAATTAAGAAATAATAGATTGTACTTGTATTATTTACAGAACGGGAAGGATATGTATACTGGACAAGAGTTAGATATTCATAATCTTTCTAACTATGATATTGATCATATTGTGCCCCAGAGTTTTATAACAGATAACTCCATTGATAATCTTGTGTTAACGAGTTCAGCTGGAAATCGGGAAAAAGGGGACGATGTACCACCACTAGAAATCGTTCGGAAGAGAAAAGTATTTTGGGAGAAGCTATTCCAAGGGAATTTGATGAGTAAACGCAAATTTGACTATTTAACCAAAGCTGAACGTGGTGGTCTTACAGAAGCGGATAAAGCGACATTTATCCATAGACAATTAGTGGAAACTCGCCAAATAACGAAGAACGTGGCCAATATTTTACATCAACGTTTTAATAATGAAACAGATAATCATGGTAATAATATGGAACAAGTTCGAATTGTAATGTTAAAATCTGCGCTGGTTAGCCAATTCCGTAAGCAATTTCAATTATACAAGGTGCGAGAAGTTAATGATTATCACCATGCGCACGATGCATATTTGAATGGTGTTGTCGCAAATACATTGTTAAAAGTATATCCTCAGTTAGAACCAGAATTTGTATATGGAGAGTATCACCAATTTGATTGGTTCAAAGCAAATAAAGCTACCGCGAAAAAGCAATTTTATACAAACATCATGTTATTCTTTGCGCAAAAAGAACGAATAATAGATGAAAATGGTGAGATTCTTTGGGATAAAAAATATTTGGAAACTATCAAGAAAGTCCTAGATTATCGACAAATGAATATTGTTAAGAAAACAGAAATTCAAAAAGGCGAATTTTCAAAAGCTACAATTAAACCAAAAGGAAATTCCAGTAAATTAATTCCTAGAAAAGAAAATTGGGATCCGATGAAATATGGAGGCCTTGATAGCCCTAATATGGCGTATGCAGTTATTATTGAACATGCGAAGGGGAAAAAGAAAATAGTTTTCGAGAAAAAAATTATCCGTATTACTATTATGGAACGTAAGGCTTTTGAAAAAGATGAGAAATCATTTTTAGAGAAACAAGGTTATCGCCAGCCTAAAGTCCTCACAAAATTACCGAAATATACGTTATATGAATGTGAAAATGGGCGCCGGAGAATGCTAGCTAGTGCTAATGAAGCTCAAAAAGGAAATCAGCAGGTATTGAAAGGTCAGCTAATAACACTGCTACACCATGCGAAAAATTGTGAAGCTAGTGATGGGAAAAGCTTAGACTATATTGAAAGTAATAGAGAAATGTTTGGTGAATTGCTAGCGCACGTATCAGAATTTGCGAAAAGATATACGTTAGCTGATGCTAATCTAAGCAAAATTAATCAGCTTTTTGAGCAAAATAAAGATAACGACATTAAGGTTATAGCACAATCTTTTGTTAACTTAATGGCATTCAATGCTATGGGTGCGCCGGCAAGTTTTAAATTTTTTGAAGCCACTATTGAGCGTAAAAGATATACTAATCTTAAAGAACTATTAAGGGCCACTATCATCTATCAATCAATCACAGGACTTTATGAAGCACGAAAAAGGCTGGATGGCTAA